A stretch of DNA from Gallus gallus isolate bGalGal1 chromosome 7, bGalGal1.mat.broiler.GRCg7b, whole genome shotgun sequence:
CAGGCGCCCGGGGGCAGGTGAGGAGGGCAGGCAGGGCCGTGGGGGACACCCGGCCGCACACCCACCTGATGGGAATCTTGAATTCCTGCTGGGCCGCCGCCAGGAAGCGGCTGAGAGCCTCGTGGGGCTGGTAGAAGCCCATCAGCAGGATCTCCTTCAGGCCGGGCACCTGCGGGGGCACAGTGGGAGGGCAGCTCCTGCAcggcgcccggcccggcccggctcagCCCGGCCCCCGCGTACCTTGGCGCAGGCTTCGATGTGGTGCTGCACCATGGGCACGCCGGCCACGGGGAACAGCGGCTTGGGCACCTCGAAAGAGAGCGGCCGGAAGCGGGTGCCTGCGGGGCACAGCGGgtcggcggggccgggcgcgggcTGACAGCCCCGCGGTGCCCGGCCACTTACCCTTCTGCGGGCCCCCGATGAGGATCACGGCCTTCAGCGGCATGACGGCGCGGctgccccggcccggcccggcgcggcACTTCCGGGACACATCAGCGCGCTCCGTCGCCGCGGCGTCACCGCCGgcgccgccccgctcccctgcgccgcgcccgccgcccgcgAGGGGGCGCCGTAGCGCTGCTGGAGCGGTCGCGCATGCGCGTTGAGGGCGGGGCTGTGCGCGTGCGCGGCCGAGCGGGAACGGGTGGTGCGTGTGTGAGGGAGGGTGCTGTGTGCGCGCGCGGCCAGCCCCGAGCCGGCGCTGCTCCCCGCCCTGAGTTCAGCCCTGAGCCGAGGCCCCCCCCAGGCTGTCCCCACGCCGTAGGCACGCTACCCCTCCCACAGAGGCACGCAGACAGGCTcgggctgctcagggccttTATTGCTGCTCTGGCACGGTGCTCGCTCCGGCCCGGAGGGACAGCAGCGGCTCCGGGGCCTGGCAGAGAGGTGGGGGCGCGGAGCAGGGGCAGAACTTCTCCCCGCGGTCCATAAATAAAGTCCAGTCGCTGCAGCGCAGTTGCCCCGTGCCGCCCCAGCCTGGGGCACCCAGGGGAGGCGAAGGGGGTCTGCGCGGCACGGGGCGCCCCGCAGGCCGGCGTGTATGTGCGAGGGCATGCGTGTGCGTGGGGGCGTGTGGTTCGGCAAGGCACGTGTGGGGCTGCACGTGGGGCgggaggggctgcggggggccGATTTGGGTACGGGCGGCTGCGAGCGTCTCTTCCTGCTCGGAGCGCCCCCAGAAGCGCGAGCGGTGTGGGCCTGAGCAGGTGCAGAGCGTGCGTAGCCCGGGGAAGGCACCGGTGTGGGGCCCGGGCCGCAGCCctctggagcaggagcaggagcgGGCCCTGCTGCCGGCCGGCCCCTCTGCCCAGCCCAGCGGAGCAGCCTCTGTCCTCGGCACTCCCGCGCGAAGCACGCTGACCGCGGACGTCCCCAGTCTGTGCTGGGGGACGGGGCCGCCCCTCGCCCCCCCGTGTCGTGACAGTGGGAGCCGTGGGCTGCGGGTAAGGCACGTGGCTGGGCTGGATGCTGCAGGGGCAGCCGCGTTTTGGGGCCGGTCCCCCACCGACCACGTGGCCTAGGCCGGCCGGCATGCTGGCAGATCTTCCGGACCCCCATCTCTGTCCCCATCCTGTCCCCATCGCGTTCTTCCCCCAACCCTCGGCCACATTCTCCGTCCATCCCAGCATCGCCACCTGACCCCAGCTGGGGCACAATCTTCCGGAAACTCTTCTTCGACTCCACTGAAAGACGCCGCTCGTCTCTGTCCCTGTCCTGCCCTGCCGGCATCCCTGGCAGGTGGGGTCCGTGGGCTCATCCCGGCTCCTCGGCCGCCCTGTCCCGCGGCCCCTGGAATGTTCCTCTGGCTCCTCACCCCTCACGGCTACTGCGGCCCCGGCGGCTGGCCGCCCTGGTAGGAGCGGAGTAAGACCTTGTGCTTGGTGACAGCCTCACCACGGCGCCGCTGGTGCTCCACCAGGAACTCCTTGAGGCGGTTGGTGGTGAAGGTGAGAGTCTGGCGGCGCAGCTTCATCAGGTAGGCATCCTGGAGCCAGGTGTTGGCGAAGCAGTCCTTCACTGTGGGGCGGCTCCTGCGGCAGCTCAGTGTCAGAGACCACGGGGTGCCCACCACCTCCCCACCATCCCCAAGCCAAACACCAGCACTTCCTTCCAAGACCCCCTCGGTGTCCCCGTGGGTCTTCCCAAGCAGGGATGGGGCTCAGGAGACACTCACCAGGGGTGGACGGTGAGGACCTTGCGGATGAAGAGGGCGGCGCTCTGCGAGACGTTGGGGTACAGCTTGAAGGCATCGAAGCGCCCTGCCAGGATGCGGTTCTCTGTCTCAATGGGGTCCAGTTCAAAGAATGGTGACCGCCCGCTCAGCCTGGGAGGGAGGAAGTGGCACgggctgggcacagcagtgAGAGGGCACCGAGCGCCCACCCAGTCCCCACGTGGGACAAACATCCAGCTGGGAACAGTCTGTAGGGCTACAGCTTCCCCCCCTAGCCTGGTGGCTCTGCGTGGGGATTGCTACATCTCAGATGCTCAGCCCCGAGCCCCTTTCTCTTACATGATGTAGGTGAGGACGCCAACACCCCAAACATCCGCAGCGGAGCCCACCGGGTCGCCTTTCACCACTTCTGGCGCTGCAGACAGAGTGAGCAGCTCTGTCAACCCCAGCACCCCCAGTACGCACAGCACCCCCAACACCCACAGCCAACACAGCACCACCAACAGCCCGCCCTTTCTCCCTCCGTACCCCTTGCTGACACCCAAACACAACCCAGCATCAAGTCCCCCAACTGCCCCACAGACACCCAAATgctcccactgagcccaacagCTCTAACAGTCCCCTCTAGATACCCCCAGCATCCCAACCACTACTCAGCTTCCCCAGGCACCTCTCAGCTCCCCAGGCTCTGTGCACGAGCACAGCCGGCCCCACTCACACATGTACTCCAGTGTGCCCACGCGTCGCCCCAGCTGCCGCAGCACCAGGGGGTTGTAGGTCTGGGCGCTGCCAAAATCAATGATCTTGAGAGCGTTTGTGCCCGAGACCACAACGTTGTCAGGCTTGATGTCAAGGTGCACAATGCGGCGGCCATGCAGGTACTCgaggccctgcagcagctgcaggacgTAGCTCACCACATCGTCCTCTGAGTAGCGAAACCTGGGAATAGGGGACATGAGCAGGCTCCCCACACTGGTCCCCCAAACCCAGCCACCCCCACCCCCTGGACCTGTCCACGATGCTGTAGAGGATCTCCTTGCCAGCACAGTTCTCGCAGATGAGCACCAGGTAGCGAGGGGTGATGTACGCCTCGTGCAGGGCCATGATCCGCTCGTGGTGCAGTGCCTTCAGGATCTCGTACTCCTGCAGCACGCTCTGCTTCCTCTCTGCCTCGTAGGGCACAATCTTGGCCATGAAGAGCTTTCCTGTGGCATTCTCCTTGCACAGCCGAATTACCCCAAAGCGGCCCCTGAGGCACAGGGTGATGCTCAGCCCCTTGTACAGGATGCTCCAGGGGCACCCTGGTGCAGCACCCCATCCCTCGCTTCCTCACCTTGCTTTCTCATCCAGGAAGGTGTATGGCTTCTGGGGGACACCCTGCCGCAGTGCCGTGCCATCCGGGGCCCTGCTGTCACCAGAGGGCTCCTTGGAGGACCGGGTGGAGGCAGGCGCCTCCTGGGCAGGGGGCGAGGCAGGGGGCATAGAGACGAAGGACGTGACCATGTAGGGGGGCATCTTCCTGGTAGGTGCCGTGTTGGGGGTGGTGGACGCCGAGGGGGTAGGGGAGGGTTTGGATGGAGAGGGCGCCCGAGGCTGGGGGGACACCCGCGTGGGCAAGGTGGGAGCAGATGTGTCcgtgggagcagcagtggtgcCTGTGTGGGGCATGGCAGCAGTCTGAGGGGCAGTGAACACCAGCTCTGGGGGCTCGCAGACGGTGATGTTGTCTGGGAGCTTGGAGTCTGGCTTTGCCCCCTCAGGGACACCTGGCTGCAGTGGCTGCTCGGGCTTCTGCAGCGCTGCCTTGTGCTTGCGGGGCGGCGTGGCTGGGGGCAGCCCTGAGGCCGGGGGTTCCAACTGCGCCTGGGGTGTCTGGGTCGACCGGCTGGAAGCCGCCTTGTCGGGGATGGGGACGGCAGTGTTCTTGGTTGGAGCAGCACGGGAGtctgcagggaggaaggagagccaTGAGCTGAGTTGGGGTGTGTGTATGCAGGAGCAGGGTGCAAGCAGCATCCCGCTGTCTAAAGCCCTGGAGGAAGAGCCTGCAAAGCaccgtgctgctgcagccccattCCGCGGGGCTCGCTGTGGGCACTGCCCCACAGGAACGGCCAGCTTACCCGTTGCTTCCAGGTGCACTTTGCCTGATGTGGTGCTGTAAGGCCCCTGCCCAGCCTTATTGACACAGGCCACCCGGAATTTGGCAGTGCTGCCGGGGGGCAGCTCTGTCACGTTGAAGTAGCAGTCAGTGATGCCGGTGCTGACCAACTTCCACTCGTGCTCCCCTGCCAGCATGGAGGCATGGTGAGGTTCAGGCTGCACCCTGTCCCACTTTCCCAGGCCCCCAGCACCCATCCATGCAAGGATGAGGGTTGTAGCCCAGCCAAGGGTGCCCCCAAGCAGAGTCGGGGTGGCCACGTTTCACTGGCCACGTACCCTCCAGCCTGTGCTCCAGCGTGTAGGTGCAGGGGGCTTTGCTCTCTGCGGGCTTCCACAGCACCAGCACCGTGTTCTTGTACTTCTGGGCGATCTCCGGGGTGCCTGGCCGCCCGGGGAGCCCTGCCAGGGGACACAGAGTAGGCAGGCTGGGTGCctggccagcagcagggtgTGCGGGCTTGGACACACAGGGAAAtgcctgtgcagcagcagcctgtccCCCTTGAAAGCCCCAAGTAGGGATGTGCAGAGCAGGGATCCAGTGCTCTGCCCCAGAGAGTCCCCGGCCCCATGGCTGTTTCACCGTGTTAGCAGCAGTGCCTGAGCGTGCATCCTTCCTGCCAGAGCCAGCCCCGAGCAGCCCGAGCAAACAATCCCCAGCACCTGGCATGTGTTCTGTCCCTGTGGGGCAGCACCTCTTTCCCCTGAGATCCCCCCACCCCCGTGTCCTTACGTGCCACAGCCAGCGTGCAGGAGCTGATGGCTGTGCCAAGGGTGTTGGCAGCTGCACACTCATATAGCCCCGCATCCTTCCTGGAGACCTTGGAGATGGTGAGCATCTGGCGGCCGTCCTTGCAGGAGATGATGTTCAGCACATTGTCCGGCTGCAGTGACCGCTTATCTGCAAAGGGGAGCAGAGGAAAGCGATGCTacagctgctccctgggcaCCCACCCACTCAGGCAGCCCTGGCATCAGCAGCCCCCACCTTTCATCCAGACAATTCTGGGGGTCGGGCagccagcaggcaggcagcaaaGGGTCAGGGCATCGCCCTCCAGGAGCACCTGGTCCTTCAGCTTGATGTgaaaaatgggggggaaatCTGGAGAGCAGAGGGCATGGTGAGGACAGGGTGTCAGGGGACAACCCGTGTGCCCCATATCCTGGCCATGCCTACCTGACTCGCTGGGTGCATGCTGCCGCCCAGCTGCAGAGCCATCCTCCCGCAGCAGGCTGGAGGGAATGCTGGGCTGTGAGGCCATCTTCTCCTTCTTCGTGCGGGAGAGTCCCCAGCGCTCCCAGCGTGACCGCTTCTGCCCCTCACCTGCAGAGACGTGGAGAGGGAGGGTGGCTGGGACTGATTCCTGGGGACTTACCGGGGTGCCTGTGTGGCCGTGCTGAGGCAGCTCGGCCTCAGGGTactcccagctcccagctcaccTTTGGCAGAGGCAGTGGAGCGGGTGCTGCCCTCCGAGCGCAGGGACTCGGAGGACGGTGCGGGTGCCGGGGGTGGTCCCACCTGGTCCTGCGCCACGACGCCCACCCGTCGCAGGCTGTCCCCCTCCGAGATGGAGCGGcgcagcagggagggctgccGCTGacccagctcccccagcccctcgTCCTCGGGCCGCTCGTCTGACAGGCTGCGCAGCCGCGAGGACACCCTCTCCATAGTGGCACTGATCTTCCGCCGCACCGCCACCACCGGTGACTCCCCGCCACCCACCGGCTCCGACTTGAGGCTCTCCGAGTCCCTGCGCTCCTTGGAGCTGCCCAAACCCAGGCTCCAGGAGAAGCGGCGCCCGCGGGTGGGAGTGTCACCGCCACCTTCCTCCCCtttgctcttcctcctctcagGAGGTGGAGTGCGCTTGAGGAGCACGGACATCCTGCGGAGGAAGCTGCTGTCCTTCTCCACCTCGTGCAGGTCCTGCACTGACTTGGACTTCTCCAAGCCGGCGGGCTGGCTCCGGCGCAGCTCCAGGGGCACGCCGGCTGGTGTGGGCCGGTAAATGCCATCGTCGCGGGCCGAGGGGCTGGCCAAGTGCCGGTCCTCAGAGCGGGAGCGGGTGAGGAGCTTCAGCCCACGGCTGAGGGATGACTCGCGGCTCCGCTTGAATTTGGCCTCGAAGACCTCCTCAGAGGCAATGTCCTGGAtgagcagggagctggaggagccggtgggctgtgcctccttcttctcctctgGTGCTGGTGCCGCTGCAGGGGGCTCGGCAGGGGCAGCGGGCTGGGGGGCTTCCTTGGTGGCCATCTCCCCTTCCCATGTGGCTCCCATCGCCTGCATCACCTCCGCGTAGGAGGACGTCTTAGGGGTGCGAGCACCAGGGGCCGAAGGCTGCTGCGGGGTGGCTGCTCTGGGCCTGGCAGCCCCCACCCCAGGCGTCCCTGTGGCTCTGATGGCTTCAGCCTTGGAGGGCACCTTCTCCTCCGTTGGCTTCTTTCCCACAGTGGCGATGCCGGCTCTGGCCTGGGGCTGGGCCCGCTCCTCGGGGCTGGGCTTCCTCTCCTGGGCAGCCTTGGCCACAGGGGGCTGCGGTACAATGACCTCCGGCACCTGGGGCCGTGCCTCGGAGAGCGCCGAGAGTGACGGGGACTCCTTGAGCCGCTGGGCCTCAGCGTGGGCCATCGGGATCTCCAGGGGTGCTCCGGAGCGGCGGTGCCGGACGACGGGCTCAGCATCACcgtggctgaaggagctgctcttctgcaggATGCGCTCCGGGGGCAGCAGGTGGGGTGAGGCGGCCTCGCTGGACGCTGCCCGCACCAACCGCGGCACCGAGGGTGCCAGCTGCTCCATGCGGGGCGGCCACGGCCCCTTCTTGTTGGGGACCACCCCCAGCGTCTCCAGGAGCGGACCCCGCAGGCCACTGACCTTGCCGTCGGCGGTGCCGCCCCGCAGCAGGCGCTGCCGCATCAGCTCCAGGCGCTGGGCGTGCTCGTCCTCGGCCCCCCGCCGCCGCGGCAGCTCCATGGAGGCCGCCTTGGCCAGGGCACGTCGAGGCTCCCGGCCCACCTCAGCCCCCTCCTCAAGGCCTGGGGGCCGGCTCAGCAAGGCGCTGTCAGCCGAGCTGCCCCGCTTCAGCTCGCCCCGGCGGGTGCTCTCCGGGGACTCCAGGCTGGAGCCCTTCCTCATGGCTTTGCGGGGATACTCGAGCCGCTTCTGGGCCTCGGGGGCCTCCTCGTCGGAGGAGCTGGGTGCCTCCACCTCTGCACACTGCCGCCGCGGCCCTGGGGCCCTCGGCCTCTTCCCCAGGGCCACCACGGCCTTTCCCGTGGCCTCGCTCTGCCACTCCATGGCGGAGCCGTCCCCTGGCATGGCCACCTCCTGTCGCAGGCCCTCAGCTGGCCCCGGCATCTCGTCATCCGTGGGGATCTCGTTGAGGGACATGCGGGAGCCAGAGAACTCCACCTGGTGCGGCATGGGGATGAAGGGCAGCTCGTCCAGGTCATCCGAGTCTGAGGAGGACGAGAGGGCTGGAGACTCCTTGAGGTGGCGAGGCACGGCGATGGAGAGGTGGTTGGAGGtgtcctccagcagctccgGGATCGGCCGCAGCACCATGTTGCACTTGTAGCTGATCTGTGAGCGCTGCAGCCCACGGACGGGGCTGGGTCAGgcccaggcaggcagcacagcaccatgCATGGCATCAGCCAGACTGGCACACATtgccctcctcccaccccagcTCCTAACCCCACCTGCCATTTCCGACGGGAGAGGAAGAGCTTCAGGTGGTCGGTGCTGATGACCTTCCCCTTGGCCAGGgtctgcagggagaggggacAGCAAAGTCATTTAGACCCTACAGCAAGCCCTGAGCGACGCTGCTGCACCagggtgctgctctgtgctgggactCACCTTGAACCAGGGGTGCTCCAGAGTCTGCTCCGCATTGGGTCTCCTgtgaagcagcagagccaggtgAGGCCTGCATCCTGCCAGCCCCTCACCCAGCTCCTCCATCCCAATGGGGCACGTGGCCATGCCCCAGGAGGGGATGGGCTCCGCGGCACTCACAGCCTGTCATTGACCAGCACTTTGATGACAAAGCCCTTGGCCTCCCGAGTGAGCCCCTGGAACATCCTTTCCTCAAAAGCCACGTTGTAGTTACGGATGTTCATCAGCGTCGTCTTGTCGTTCTCACCCACGAAGGGGGAGATCCCGGTGAGGCTGTGAGGAGGGAACACTGTCACCGGGATGCAGGAAACAGTTTGGCATGTCCTGGGGACTGAGCGCTGCCCCAGCGCCGTGGGCAGGAGCAGacagagaggaggggaggagcaCGGAAAGGGAACAGAATGGGGGTCTCTTCTGTGGGGACGAAGCGGGGCACTTACCACAGGTAGGCGATGACCCCCACAGGCCTGTGGAGAGGAGAGCAGGGTCACCACACAGCACCAGTCCCTCAGCACAGTGGGGACGCTAAGTCTACCCGGCTGCCCTTACCAGACATCGGTGACACTGGAGACGGGGCTCTGGTTGACAATCTCGGGCCCCACAAACTCGGGGGTGCCGTACTTGCAGTACTGCGGCTCATCGGGCGTCAGCTCCTGCGCGTTGCCGAAGTCGCAGATCCGGACCTGCTCGCTGCTTGAATCCGCCATCAGGAGGTTTTCTGGCTACAGGAGAGCGCAGGGCAGGCGGGAGTTTGGCAGGAGGCTCCCACTGGGGAGAAGCACGGTGGGGCACAGGGGCTGTCCCCTCTGCAGGGACGCAGGGAGCACTCACTTTGATGTCCAGGTGCAGGACTTGGTGCTGGTGAAGGTAGCAGATCCCCTCCAGGATCTGCCGCATGTAGGAGCGGACCTGCGAGGGAGCAGAGGTGGGGTGGCACCAGGCAGCAGAGGGCCTGATGAGGTAGGTGGATGCCACCTCCTTTTGGCACGACGCAGTAAGCATCACGCATCCGTGGGATGGGGCGGACACTGGTACCCCAGCCACCAATTGTCTCCCTGCCCACTTCACCTACCTCAGACTCGCACACTGAGGGCTTCCTTGCCATCCTGTCCAGCAGCTCATCCTCGGCACAGCTGGGAATGGTCAAGGAGCACAGGGAACACTGTGCCCGTGCCCTCCTCCCACCTTGCTGCCATGCACTCActgccccccagccctcccctggCCCCCACACCACGCTCCTGGAGGATACAGCTCCATCACCATGATGACTGCGTTCTTCTTCTCAAAGGCATCATGAAAGAAGACGATGCGCTCATGATCGAGCTGTGAGAGGATGTGCAGCTCCCGGCGTGCTGACTGCTTGGCCTTGGTCCTGCCAGGGACGAACTTGGCTGCAAAGTCCAGGCGGCTGCTCTTCTCCGTCACTCTCCGCAGGTAGGAGAAAGCCCCCCTGCAACGTGGCGGTGGGATgaggaggtgggagggaagaCCTCCCCATTGCTGAGAAGCTGGGGTAGGCACTTGTACCCGCAGGGAGATGCCCCAGGACCATCGCTGGAGGATGACGACTGTCCTCAGAGGATCTCCTGGCCCCGTACCTCCCGATCTCCTCGTGCACATCATAGTAGTCAGTCAGGCGTCGTGCCTTGTGCAGTGCATCTTCCTCCATGGTGGCATCggctgcaggctgggctggaggaaggagaggtgCTGTCAGGGTTGAGCAAGGGGCCGGGGGGAGGCCCGCAATGCAGGGCCAAGGGGACCTGGCTGGCTGTACCTGCGCGCACCACCAGCTCAGCCTTGCAGGAGACCTCTCCCGCCAGGTTCCTGGCCGTGCAGGTGTAGACCCCGCTGTCgggctcagcagcacccagcaccacCAGGGAGCACTCATTGTCCTCGTAAACGAAGCTCAGGTggctgctctcctccagcagctccccatcCTGGGGATGC
This window harbors:
- the SPEG gene encoding striated muscle preferentially expressed protein kinase isoform X6; this translates as MKKIWVKKRFQKTGHSRRFGRFTHDSETGEDEPSDPQVTQRSELQDETAFSTPTGGSDTLVDASMNTTPTSVLALSQTEERSSWSGSQQTVVEKEPDANLPLRGPYLRPSAWQPQGTPSSIPQGGYRRDDPHSGPVSPKPGAEPPHSPAALPLTAKPPIIRSPSPRAGLCPPTPSGATPQPSARLPSSSCTPVTPRRTSSVPADYQDTVPEEYEEKIKKPKSQSQGSTQDSRPATPMSDASGRISVRASPKLVRAGSRIFERLQYFEERRGSLEQADSPFPARPWLPLRKTRSFDQPGWERRAGTPGGWRDGEGSAASRRQAFRQKAASFDERGKFAGRVQDIEHKFSEELSRIKRTVSKQQLRRSQELGKAEPQPPAEPPAARTPRGSAVPRKAQPAKASSPAEGTHVIQHLALSSVALVGPNGEPEPGGQRARRGPARGGVVEEARKAAQQDGGGEVRKKEQWLLAQATPRGRVAEGTPCPDGGPVAASRAPGVASEGLAARLAVPHGLYRRPEVPAEVRFLPWAKPGMEQEARLERSWAGQHGTGKEVDRRQAKVAEKKESVRMSQEGRGTRSKGKGHRARPTSPELESSDDSYVSAGEDPLEAPVFEIPIQDTAVAVGTEVLLKCIVTANPQPEVSWRKDGVPLRSSTARPIKAEGERHTLLVRSARVADAGLYTVTAANEVGATCCSAILSVRPAPAVERHGNLAPPLGQVSPITSDEEYLSPLEEFPESGTPQHRPAMKLQPRAEHGAAHSSSESSFKAAPTFEVALSDQSVLEGQDVSMSVRVRGEPKPIIYWLRNRQPVKYGRRHHAEEAEGARGLCTLHILAAERTDTGFYTCKAVNEYGTKQCEAKLEVRARPECQSLAVVVPLQDVVVGAGELALFECLVAGPPDMDVDWLSRGRLLQPALLKCKMHFDGRKCKLLLTSVHEDDSGIYTCKLSTAKDELTCSARLTVKPSVQPLFTRKLEDVDVVEGRTARFDCMVSGTPVPTVTWSHFGQIVQEGENVRIQQDGGLHSLVIVHVSSEDEGHYVVTARNAHGHVECSAELYVEEPRPSAASQISKLEKMPSIPEEPEQAETEAECFTMPDFLKPLHNLEVVESKEAVLECQVAGMPYPSITWFHNGSRIDSTDDRKMMQYKDVHRLVFRAVSHTHAGVYKSVIANKVGKATCYAHLYVTDVVPTPPDGPPTVASVTGRAITLTWNKPKWLDTAIDPSSVTYVVQMQVLGMTQWMVLVAGVRDTTYTVHGLTKGAQYLFRVITSTPKTNSKPSPLVGPVKLLDRGPYLDEAPVILDKPDVVYVVEGQPASITITINHVEATVTWKRGGQVLGEQEGTCEMTMPDDDQHCLRLLRVGRGAAGPLACEVSNRHGTARCTLRLHLAEAPRFESIMEDIDAQEGETPRFAVVVEGKPLPDIMWYKDGELLEESSHLSFVYEDNECSLVVLGAAEPDSGVYTCTARNLAGEVSCKAELVVRAAQPAADATMEEDALHKARRLTDYYDVHEEIGRGAFSYLRRVTEKSSRLDFAAKFVPGRTKAKQSARRELHILSQLDHERIVFFHDAFEKKNAVIMVMELCAEDELLDRMARKPSVCESEVRSYMRQILEGICYLHQHQVLHLDIKPENLLMADSSSEQVRICDFGNAQELTPDEPQYCKYGTPEFVGPEIVNQSPVSSVTDVWPVGVIAYLCLTGISPFVGENDKTTLMNIRNYNVAFEERMFQGLTREAKGFVIKVLVNDRLRPNAEQTLEHPWFKTLAKGKVISTDHLKLFLSRRKWQRSQISYKCNMVLRPIPELLEDTSNHLSIAVPRHLKESPALSSSSDSDDLDELPFIPMPHQVEFSGSRMSLNEIPTDDEMPGPAEGLRQEVAMPGDGSAMEWQSEATGKAVVALGKRPRAPGPRRQCAEVEAPSSSDEEAPEAQKRLEYPRKAMRKGSSLESPESTRRGELKRGSSADSALLSRPPGLEEGAEVGREPRRALAKAASMELPRRRGAEDEHAQRLELMRQRLLRGGTADGKVSGLRGPLLETLGVVPNKKGPWPPRMEQLAPSVPRLVRAASSEAASPHLLPPERILQKSSSFSHGDAEPVVRHRRSGAPLEIPMAHAEAQRLKESPSLSALSEARPQVPEVIVPQPPVAKAAQERKPSPEERAQPQARAGIATVGKKPTEEKVPSKAEAIRATGTPGVGAARPRAATPQQPSAPGARTPKTSSYAEVMQAMGATWEGEMATKEAPQPAAPAEPPAAAPAPEEKKEAQPTGSSSSLLIQDIASEEVFEAKFKRSRESSLSRGLKLLTRSRSEDRHLASPSARDDGIYRPTPAGVPLELRRSQPAGLEKSKSVQDLHEVEKDSSFLRRMSVLLKRTPPPERRKSKGEEGGGDTPTRGRRFSWSLGLGSSKERRDSESLKSEPVGGGESPVVAVRRKISATMERVSSRLRSLSDERPEDEGLGELGQRQPSLLRRSISEGDSLRRVGVVAQDQVGPPPAPAPSSESLRSEGSTRSTASAKGEGQKRSRWERWGLSRTKKEKMASQPSIPSSLLREDGSAAGRQHAPSESDFPPIFHIKLKDQVLLEGDALTLCCLPAGCPTPRIVWMKDKRSLQPDNVLNIISCKDGRQMLTISKVSRKDAGLYECAAANTLGTAISSCTLAVARLPGRPGTPEIAQKYKNTVLVLWKPAESKAPCTYTLEHRLEGEHEWKLVSTGITDCYFNVTELPPGSTAKFRVACVNKAGQGPYSTTSGKVHLEATDSRAAPTKNTAVPIPDKAASSRSTQTPQAQLEPPASGLPPATPPRKHKAALQKPEQPLQPGVPEGAKPDSKLPDNITVCEPPELVFTAPQTAAMPHTGTTAAPTDTSAPTLPTRVSPQPRAPSPSKPSPTPSASTTPNTAPTRKMPPYMVTSFVSMPPASPPAQEAPASTRSSKEPSGDSRAPDGTALRQGVPQKPYTFLDEKARGRFGVIRLCKENATGKLFMAKIVPYEAERKQSVLQEYEILKALHHERIMALHEAYITPRYLVLICENCAGKEILYSIVDRFRYSEDDVVSYVLQLLQGLEYLHGRRIVHLDIKPDNVVVSGTNALKIIDFGSAQTYNPLVLRQLGRRVGTLEYMSPEVVKGDPVGSAADVWGVGVLTYIMLSGRSPFFELDPIETENRILAGRFDAFKLYPNVSQSAALFIRKVLTVHPWSRPTVKDCFANTWLQDAYLMKLRRQTLTFTTNRLKEFLVEHQRRRGEAVTKHKVLLRSYQGGQPPGPQ